The Cryptomeria japonica chromosome 2, Sugi_1.0, whole genome shotgun sequence region AGGACATCCAGGGTATGGTAAGACTTACAGAGCGGTCCAGGAGAGATTCTCAtggaagggtctcaaagatgaCATTTTGCATCATGTCCGTGAGTGTATGACTTGTCAGCAAAACAAGTCAGAGCATACCTACCCCGCTGGCTTGTTACAGCCCTTGCTTATACCGGAACAGAAGTGGACAGggatttctatggatttcattacaggtctTCTTCGGGTTCAGGGGAAAGGTTGTATCTATGTTGTAGTGGATAGATTAACAAAATATGCCCAATTCTTTCCCATTGCAGTTGATTTCTCAACATCTCAGGTGGCTAAGTTATTTTTTAGAGAGGTATTTAGACCCCATGGTCTTCGGAAGACCATAGTGAGTGACAGGGATAGTAGATTCATGAGTTCCTTTTGGTAGGAACTTTTCAGACTAGTAGGCACAGAGTTGACACCtagtactagttaccaccctcaaaTAGATGGACAGACCGAGATAGTCAATAATTGGATTGAGGGATATTTACGCAGCTACGTGTCGGGGCAGCAGAAGGCATGGGTACGCTGGTTGTATTTgggtgagtattgttacaatactaCGCACCACATGTCCATAGATATGACTCCTTTCAGAGCTCTTTATGGTTATGAGGCATTATCCTTTATTGATTTGGCTTTGAGTGACAGTAGAGTTCCTTTGGCTCAGGATTGATTACAAGAGAACCAGGACATCATGAGATCTCTTAGGGAGAACTTACATCATGCTCAGAATCAGCAAAAGATGTACACTAATCGGCATAGGACTGAGAGggcatttgaggtgggtgacatggTTTTCCTACGCTTACAGCCATACCGACAGAGCACCCTTAAAGGGGGGGGAGCTAAGAAGCTCAAACCTCATTTTTATGGGTCGTATAGAGTTCTCAGGTGCGTTGGAGAGGTTGcttatgaggttgagttaccacctggcagtaaaattcataatgtgtttcacGTATCATGCCTGAAAAAGGCCCTTGGACAG contains the following coding sequences:
- the LOC131056265 gene encoding uncharacterized protein LOC131056265, with amino-acid sequence MRSLRENLHHAQNQQKMYTNRHRTERAFEVGDMVFLRLQPYRQSTLKGGGAKKLKPHFYGSYRVLRCVGEVAYEVELPPGSKIHNVFHVSCLKKALGQHITVSPDLPPMDEEGKLTLVPKEILEVRER